One window from the genome of Echinicola vietnamensis DSM 17526 encodes:
- a CDS encoding carbon-nitrogen hydrolase family protein: MSKHKEELEHRLKLRNIQLSDYNDIRELMTLIYEQKGMAYTRQELKNQIKAFPEGQICIEDNGKVVAVALSVVVEYSKFGDSHTYDEITGFGKFDTHDLENGDTLYGTDVFVHPEYRGLRLGRRLYDARKELCENLNLRSIIAGGRIPGYSKYADQMTPRKYIELVKNKEIYDPVLSFQLANEFHVRKVITKYLPEDKDSKAFATLLEWNNIYYEKDEKLIGNSKSIVRLGLVQWKMRRFKDVDDLMQQVEFFVDTVSGYKSDFCLLPEFFNAPLLADFNDMDASEAIRNLADYTEEVLSRMRDLALSYNVNIIAGSMPEYDGKKLRNVSYLCRRDGTTDKQYKLHITPDEQAYWGLQGGNGISVFDTDAGRIGILICYDVEFPELGRILAEQEMDILFVPFWTDTKNAYLRVSTCAKARAVENECYVAITGSVGNLPRVENMDIQHSQAAIYSPSDFSFPHDAVIAEASLNTETTIVADVDLDLLTKLRKMGSVRNLAQRRLDVYSIQWKRK, from the coding sequence ATGAGTAAGCATAAAGAAGAGCTGGAGCATAGGCTCAAGCTCAGGAATATTCAATTGTCCGATTACAATGACATCCGTGAGTTGATGACTTTGATATACGAGCAGAAGGGGATGGCCTATACTCGGCAGGAGCTTAAGAATCAAATCAAGGCTTTTCCGGAAGGACAAATCTGCATTGAGGATAATGGGAAGGTCGTGGCCGTGGCCTTGAGTGTGGTGGTGGAGTATTCCAAGTTTGGGGACAGCCATACCTATGATGAAATTACCGGTTTTGGCAAATTTGACACGCATGACCTTGAAAATGGCGATACCTTATACGGTACTGATGTATTTGTCCATCCTGAGTACAGGGGGCTGCGATTAGGAAGAAGGTTGTATGATGCCAGAAAGGAGCTTTGCGAAAACCTTAACCTGCGCTCTATTATAGCTGGAGGACGGATTCCCGGCTATAGCAAGTATGCTGATCAGATGACTCCTCGAAAGTACATCGAGCTGGTGAAAAACAAAGAAATTTATGACCCGGTGCTTTCCTTCCAGTTAGCAAACGAGTTTCACGTTCGAAAGGTCATTACCAAATATTTGCCGGAGGACAAGGACTCCAAGGCCTTTGCCACCCTTCTGGAGTGGAACAATATCTACTACGAAAAAGATGAAAAGCTCATCGGGAATAGTAAGTCCATCGTCCGTTTAGGGCTGGTGCAGTGGAAAATGCGACGGTTCAAGGATGTGGACGATTTGATGCAGCAGGTGGAGTTCTTTGTAGATACCGTTTCAGGTTATAAGTCAGATTTTTGCCTGTTGCCGGAGTTTTTCAATGCGCCTCTTTTGGCTGATTTTAACGATATGGATGCTTCCGAGGCCATTCGTAATTTGGCCGATTACACCGAAGAAGTGTTGTCCAGAATGAGGGATTTGGCTCTTTCTTATAACGTGAATATCATCGCGGGCAGTATGCCTGAGTACGATGGTAAAAAGCTGCGAAATGTGAGCTACCTCTGCAGGAGGGATGGTACCACCGATAAGCAGTACAAGCTGCATATTACGCCCGATGAGCAAGCTTACTGGGGATTGCAAGGCGGGAATGGCATCAGCGTTTTCGATACGGATGCGGGAAGAATAGGCATCTTGATCTGCTATGATGTGGAGTTTCCCGAGCTGGGCCGAATATTGGCGGAGCAGGAGATGGATATTTTATTCGTCCCCTTCTGGACGGATACCAAAAATGCCTACCTTCGTGTCAGCACTTGTGCCAAGGCCAGGGCGGTGGAAAACGAATGTTATGTGGCCATTACCGGCTCGGTAGGAAATCTTCCTCGGGTAGAAAACATGGATATCCAGCATTCCCAAGCGGCCATTTATTCTCCCTCTGACTTTTCCTTTCCCCATGATGCCGTGATCGCAGAAGCTTCCTTAAATACTGAAACGACGATTGTCGCCGATGTGGACTTGGATTTACTGACCAAACTGCGAAAGATGGGAAGTGTACGAAACCTTGCCCAAAGGAGATTGGATGTGTATTCCATCCAGTGGAAGCGGAAGTGA
- a CDS encoding L,D-transpeptidase family protein, which translates to MKICVFLGWFLWFGGSVFSQSIGSIDPVSLEIRNILESSTPESSVSVGEEKLQQYHELIEFYTNRAFAPVWPDGRHGHRAVKDLLEQIEDSKYDGLTPSSYHLYIVKEIITSFDAGKDIQNPVHRAYIDLVLSDAFLSLAHDLYLGKVSQEGLQNSWEIVPKRMKRSFSTLLEEAISSGKLKERLVSLWPRYQVYRSMRKNMKQYFSMAETMEEPWDKMRGKTIKVNEENKLIPEVRERLQYWGDLDREEGSEGNHYDSALFEGVKRFQKRNGLDADGVIGKDTYTALNEDPASLIQKVAVNMERLRWLPDTVLEGRFVMVNIANFQLDYLQDNGLDTVFTSRVIVGREYHTTPVFNGEMAYIVLSPTWTVPSSIIRREMIPKIKKDVSYLSRNHLKILTYAGKEVSPSSIDWSKASGGNFPYMIRQSSGAFNSLGQAKFIFPNKHNVYIHDTPTKSLFSRDVRAFSHGCIRIQKPAEFAAVLLEDDPKWDMERIREGMNSGQEKTVMLKKKVPVVLIYLTFWADPAGKAYLRKDIYERDEALIRALMLD; encoded by the coding sequence ATGAAGATATGTGTATTTCTTGGTTGGTTTTTGTGGTTTGGAGGAAGCGTTTTTTCCCAATCGATAGGTTCAATTGATCCAGTGTCCTTGGAAATTCGAAACATTTTGGAGTCTTCTACGCCCGAAAGTAGTGTGAGTGTGGGGGAAGAAAAATTGCAGCAATACCATGAATTGATTGAATTTTATACCAATCGTGCCTTTGCACCCGTTTGGCCAGATGGTCGACACGGCCATAGAGCCGTTAAGGATTTGTTGGAGCAAATAGAAGATTCCAAGTACGATGGATTGACCCCTTCTTCCTACCATTTGTACATAGTAAAGGAAATCATCACGTCATTTGATGCGGGGAAGGATATCCAAAACCCCGTCCACCGCGCCTATATTGATCTCGTGCTTTCAGATGCCTTTCTTAGCTTGGCGCATGATTTGTATTTGGGCAAAGTATCCCAAGAAGGTCTTCAAAATTCTTGGGAAATTGTGCCGAAACGCATGAAAAGAAGCTTTAGCACCCTATTGGAGGAGGCAATCTCCAGTGGAAAGCTCAAGGAAAGGTTGGTTTCGCTGTGGCCGCGGTACCAGGTGTACAGGAGCATGCGAAAGAACATGAAGCAGTATTTCAGTATGGCAGAAACCATGGAAGAACCGTGGGACAAAATGCGGGGGAAAACGATCAAGGTAAATGAGGAAAATAAATTGATTCCGGAGGTAAGGGAGCGCCTTCAGTATTGGGGAGACTTGGATCGTGAGGAGGGAAGTGAAGGAAACCATTATGATTCCGCGCTTTTTGAAGGCGTGAAGCGTTTTCAAAAACGAAATGGACTGGATGCTGATGGAGTCATCGGGAAAGATACTTACACCGCCCTCAACGAGGACCCTGCATCGCTGATCCAAAAGGTGGCCGTCAATATGGAGCGGTTGCGCTGGCTACCGGACACGGTCCTTGAAGGACGGTTTGTCATGGTCAATATTGCTAATTTTCAGTTGGACTATTTACAGGATAATGGGCTTGATACCGTGTTTACCTCCAGGGTTATTGTCGGTAGGGAGTACCATACCACGCCTGTTTTTAATGGAGAGATGGCGTACATCGTCTTAAGCCCGACTTGGACAGTACCCAGTTCGATTATCCGAAGGGAGATGATTCCCAAAATCAAGAAGGATGTGAGTTACCTCAGTAGGAATCACCTGAAAATTCTCACTTATGCAGGAAAAGAAGTGAGTCCTTCCTCCATCGATTGGTCAAAGGCTTCCGGGGGGAATTTCCCTTATATGATCAGGCAAAGTTCAGGCGCCTTTAATTCCTTGGGGCAGGCCAAATTTATTTTTCCAAACAAACACAATGTGTATATCCATGACACCCCTACCAAATCGCTGTTCAGTAGGGACGTAAGGGCTTTTAGCCACGGATGTATTCGGATCCAAAAACCTGCTGAATTTGCAGCAGTGCTATTGGAGGATGATCCCAAATGGGATATGGAACGTATCCGAGAGGGAATGAATAGCGGGCAAGAAAAGACCGTAATGCTTAAAAAGAAAGTGCCTGTAGTATTGATATATTTGACTTTTTGGGCAGATCCAGCCGGTAAGGCATACCTGAGAAAAGATATCTATGAACGTGATGAAGCGTTAATCAGGGCTCTGATGCTTGATTGA
- the leuS gene encoding leucine--tRNA ligase produces the protein MADYNFQEIEKKWQERWETSQVFNAKIDPQRPKFYSLDMFPYPSGAGLHVGHPLGYIASDIVTRFKRLQGYNVLHPMGYDSFGLPAEQYAIQTGQHPAITTEQNIARYTEQLKNIGFAFDWDKEVRTSDPSYYKWTQWIFMQLFDSYYDKNEDKAKDIKDLIRIFEQEGNANVNAVCDEDTKTFTANEWKAFSEKEQQQTLLQYRLTYLAETTVNWCAALGTVLSNDEVKDGFSERGGHPVERKKMMQWSMRITAYAERLLNDLEKVDWPEPIKEMQRNWIGRSVGAEMIFQVKDRPQQIKVFTTRIDTIYGVTYLALAPESDLAAELITDDQREEAEAYIQVAKNRSERDRMSDVKTISGAFTGSYAINPFNGEEIPVWIADYVLAGYGTGAVMAVPAHDERDYNFANHFGLEVRQVLEGSMENGSFPGRDGIAMNSGFLDGLVMKDAMEKAIAFLEEKNIGKGKIQYRMRDAIFTRQRYWGEPLPVYFDDGIPYLVDEKDLPIVLPEVDKYLPTEDGEPPLGRATDWTYQVNGKDYPLELSTMPGWAGSSWYFLRYMDPQNNTELVSKDAQQYWEAVDLYIGGAEHATGHLLYSRFWTKFLYDKGLINIVEPFKKMINQGMIQGRSNFVYRIKGTNTFVSHGLRKDHDTAAMHVDVNIVHNDQLDLDKFKAWRPDLADAEFILEDGKYLCGAEVEKMSKSKYNVVNPDDIIERYGADTLRLYEMFLGPLEQFKPWNTNGIDGVSKFLKKLWRLFHDKNGNFSISNANPTKEELKTLHKTIKKAEEDMNNYSFNTSVSSFMICVNELSALKCNKRDILEPLTIIISPYAPHIAEELWSLLGHDRSVLEARFPQFNEEFLTEDAHEYPISINGKMRVKLPISLSLSKEEIEKTALADANVQKWLDGKTPKKIIVVPGKIVNIVV, from the coding sequence ATGGCTGATTACAATTTTCAAGAGATCGAAAAGAAATGGCAGGAAAGATGGGAAACCTCCCAAGTCTTTAACGCCAAAATAGACCCACAACGACCTAAGTTTTACAGTTTGGACATGTTCCCCTACCCTTCTGGCGCGGGACTGCACGTGGGACACCCACTGGGGTACATTGCTTCGGACATTGTCACGCGCTTCAAGCGACTGCAGGGCTACAATGTCCTACACCCCATGGGCTACGATTCCTTTGGGTTGCCAGCGGAGCAATATGCCATCCAGACTGGTCAGCACCCAGCCATCACTACCGAACAAAACATCGCGCGCTATACCGAACAGTTGAAAAATATCGGCTTTGCGTTTGACTGGGACAAGGAGGTCAGGACTTCTGACCCTTCTTACTACAAATGGACCCAGTGGATATTTATGCAGCTGTTTGACAGCTATTATGATAAGAACGAAGACAAGGCCAAGGACATCAAAGACCTGATCCGCATCTTCGAACAAGAGGGCAATGCCAATGTGAATGCCGTTTGCGATGAGGACACCAAAACCTTTACCGCCAACGAATGGAAAGCCTTTTCCGAAAAGGAGCAGCAGCAGACCCTGTTACAATATCGCCTGACCTACTTGGCCGAAACCACCGTCAACTGGTGTGCTGCGCTGGGCACGGTTCTTTCCAATGACGAAGTGAAGGACGGCTTCTCCGAAAGAGGCGGCCATCCCGTAGAGCGGAAAAAAATGATGCAATGGAGCATGCGCATCACCGCCTATGCTGAAAGGCTCCTGAACGACCTGGAAAAAGTCGATTGGCCGGAGCCCATTAAGGAAATGCAACGTAACTGGATCGGAAGGTCCGTCGGTGCCGAAATGATCTTCCAAGTCAAAGATCGGCCTCAGCAAATTAAGGTATTCACCACCCGAATCGACACCATTTACGGGGTCACCTATTTAGCGCTAGCTCCCGAAAGCGATTTGGCTGCTGAGTTGATCACCGATGACCAGCGTGAAGAAGCGGAAGCCTATATCCAAGTAGCTAAAAACCGCTCAGAGCGCGACCGTATGAGCGATGTCAAAACCATCTCAGGAGCCTTTACCGGCAGCTACGCCATCAATCCTTTCAATGGCGAGGAAATCCCCGTATGGATAGCCGATTACGTTTTGGCAGGATATGGAACAGGTGCCGTCATGGCTGTCCCTGCCCATGATGAGCGGGATTATAACTTCGCCAATCATTTTGGACTGGAAGTCCGACAAGTACTGGAGGGCAGCATGGAAAACGGTTCTTTCCCAGGCCGGGACGGGATTGCCATGAACTCAGGCTTCCTTGACGGTTTGGTCATGAAAGATGCCATGGAAAAGGCCATTGCCTTTTTGGAGGAGAAAAATATTGGCAAAGGAAAAATCCAATACAGAATGCGCGACGCCATCTTTACCCGTCAGCGGTATTGGGGAGAGCCTCTTCCGGTATACTTTGACGATGGCATTCCATACTTGGTGGATGAAAAGGACCTTCCCATAGTGCTTCCTGAGGTAGACAAATACCTTCCTACGGAAGATGGAGAACCGCCATTGGGCCGTGCCACGGACTGGACCTATCAAGTGAACGGCAAAGATTACCCGCTGGAGCTGAGCACCATGCCGGGCTGGGCAGGGTCATCTTGGTATTTCCTACGGTACATGGATCCGCAAAACAACACGGAACTTGTCAGCAAGGATGCCCAGCAATACTGGGAAGCCGTGGACCTCTATATTGGCGGAGCAGAACATGCTACTGGCCACCTGCTCTACAGCCGTTTCTGGACCAAGTTCCTTTACGATAAAGGGCTGATCAATATCGTAGAACCCTTCAAAAAAATGATCAACCAAGGCATGATCCAAGGGCGATCCAATTTTGTGTACAGAATCAAGGGTACCAATACATTTGTAAGCCATGGACTTCGCAAAGACCATGATACAGCTGCCATGCATGTGGATGTAAATATTGTCCACAATGACCAGCTTGATCTTGATAAATTCAAGGCTTGGCGGCCTGATTTAGCAGATGCGGAGTTTATCCTGGAGGATGGAAAGTACCTGTGTGGTGCCGAAGTCGAAAAAATGTCCAAGTCCAAATACAATGTGGTCAATCCCGATGACATCATCGAACGCTATGGAGCGGACACCCTTCGGCTATATGAAATGTTCTTGGGACCGTTGGAGCAATTTAAACCTTGGAACACCAATGGAATCGACGGGGTTTCCAAATTCCTCAAAAAGCTCTGGAGGCTATTCCATGACAAGAATGGCAACTTCTCCATTTCGAATGCCAACCCCACAAAAGAGGAGCTAAAAACACTCCATAAAACCATCAAAAAGGCGGAAGAGGACATGAACAATTACTCTTTCAACACCTCCGTCTCGAGCTTTATGATCTGTGTGAATGAGCTTTCTGCACTGAAGTGCAATAAGCGTGACATCCTGGAGCCATTGACCATCATCATTTCTCCATATGCGCCGCACATCGCTGAAGAACTGTGGTCGCTGTTGGGCCATGACCGCTCTGTCTTGGAAGCCCGCTTCCCGCAGTTCAACGAAGAATTCCTGACCGAGGACGCACATGAATACCCCATCTCCATCAACGGCAAGATGCGGGTAAAACTTCCGATTTCGCTCAGCCTGAGCAAAGAGGAAATTGAAAAAACGGCCCTTGCAGATGCCAATGTACAAAAATGGCTCGACGGCAAGACTCCTAAAAAGATCATTGTCGTACCAGGGAAGATCGTCAACATTGTGGTTTAA
- a CDS encoding KdsC family phosphatase, whose amino-acid sequence MENYLKGIDEKVVKKAAKIKLLITDVDGVLTDGGVIYDDNYLEYKKFNVKDGLIVKVLQKHGIKVGAITGRNSPVVRSRCEELGFDFHYHGIKDKREKLEGVLEGMNIDLDECAYIGDDLIDLPLLVMVGLSVAPKDALPYVKEEVDMVSSLNGGRGVFREVADLILNAQGKLKMIINQLKDK is encoded by the coding sequence ATGGAAAACTACCTTAAAGGGATAGATGAAAAAGTGGTCAAAAAGGCCGCCAAAATAAAGCTTCTCATTACCGATGTAGACGGAGTGTTGACGGATGGAGGGGTCATTTATGATGACAATTACTTAGAGTACAAAAAGTTTAATGTAAAGGATGGACTTATCGTAAAAGTCCTGCAAAAGCATGGCATTAAGGTGGGAGCCATCACGGGGAGAAATTCGCCAGTGGTGAGAAGCAGGTGTGAAGAGTTAGGTTTCGATTTTCATTACCATGGAATAAAAGACAAGCGCGAAAAGCTGGAAGGAGTCCTCGAGGGGATGAACATTGACTTGGATGAGTGTGCCTATATCGGTGACGACTTGATAGATTTGCCCTTGCTGGTCATGGTAGGGCTGTCTGTGGCTCCTAAGGATGCACTTCCCTACGTGAAGGAAGAGGTGGACATGGTGTCCTCTCTCAATGGCGGTAGAGGGGTTTTTAGAGAAGTGGCTGACCTGATTTTGAATGCTCAGGGAAAGTTGAAAATGATTATTAACCAATTGAAGGATAAATAA
- a CDS encoding mechanosensitive ion channel family protein yields MEDLLQDVKEDGIGAFLERLNNFLEYTLVTLGSSKLTVGLLIALVFSVFILVIVTEWIKKIIVHKVLTRYQMDIGTRQSVGTIIRYVLLIGGFVIIIQNSGIDLSALGILAGALGVGIGFGLQNITNNFISGLIILFERPIKVGDRIEVGDVNGDVIKISSRSTMIVTNDNISIIVPNSQFIDSPVINWSHNDRNIRFNFPVGVSYKEDPQKIKSVLMEVATNNDGVLKTPPPDVLFVEYGDNSINFILRVWTSQYINKPKVLKSQLYYEIFRRFNEEGIEIPFPQRDLHLKSGFEKIGK; encoded by the coding sequence ATGGAAGATCTTCTACAGGACGTTAAAGAAGACGGGATTGGCGCTTTTTTAGAGCGGCTGAATAACTTCTTGGAATATACGCTGGTCACCCTAGGAAGCTCAAAGCTGACCGTAGGGCTTTTGATTGCCTTGGTTTTTTCGGTTTTTATCCTGGTGATCGTCACCGAATGGATCAAAAAGATAATTGTTCACAAAGTCCTGACGCGGTACCAAATGGACATCGGCACTCGCCAATCCGTGGGGACCATCATCCGCTATGTGCTACTAATCGGTGGATTCGTGATTATCATCCAAAATTCCGGGATTGACCTCAGTGCATTGGGCATTCTTGCCGGGGCCTTGGGCGTCGGCATCGGTTTTGGCCTCCAAAACATCACCAATAACTTTATCAGTGGCCTGATCATCCTTTTTGAGCGTCCCATCAAAGTAGGAGACCGTATCGAAGTAGGTGATGTAAACGGCGACGTGATCAAAATATCCTCGCGGTCCACCATGATTGTCACCAATGACAATATCTCCATCATTGTCCCGAACAGCCAATTTATCGATAGCCCGGTCATCAACTGGTCGCACAACGACCGCAATATAAGGTTTAATTTTCCTGTAGGGGTCTCTTACAAAGAAGATCCCCAAAAGATCAAATCGGTACTCATGGAAGTGGCCACCAATAACGATGGGGTACTCAAAACCCCTCCGCCTGATGTTCTTTTTGTGGAATACGGCGATAACAGCATTAATTTTATCCTTCGCGTATGGACCTCCCAATACATCAACAAACCTAAGGTGCTCAAGAGCCAACTTTACTACGAAATCTTTAGAAGATTCAATGAAGAAGGCATTGAAATCCCATTCCCACAAAGAGATTTGCATTTGAAATCAGGATTTGAAAAGATTGGAAAATAA
- a CDS encoding murein L,D-transpeptidase catalytic domain family protein: MLRKTGLMLALLLSTALFAYTPQRNLRLKAMPTASSNTAAMLIQKITDHLNSQNSEYSLSAKALEMGIDGFLKLAATGEVSADKPLTIIDFSLPSSKKRLWTIDPTSGKILHHTWVAHGRNSGGLMAEKFSNTSSSYMSSLGFYRTAETYSGKHGYSLRLDGIEKGVNDRARERAIVIHGAEYANPEFIKKYGRLGRSLGCPALPMSQYEAIIDSIKEDGCLFIYAPNTDYLQASILHNNDRTT; this comes from the coding sequence ATGCTAAGAAAAACAGGACTTATGCTGGCATTGCTGCTAAGCACAGCCCTCTTTGCGTACACACCCCAACGCAATCTCCGCCTAAAGGCAATGCCCACTGCATCCAGCAATACCGCAGCAATGCTCATTCAAAAAATCACCGATCACCTCAATAGCCAAAATAGCGAGTACTCCCTATCGGCCAAAGCCTTGGAAATGGGCATTGATGGTTTTTTGAAGTTGGCCGCTACTGGCGAAGTCTCTGCTGACAAACCGCTCACCATTATTGACTTCAGCCTCCCATCTTCCAAAAAAAGGCTATGGACCATTGACCCTACATCTGGTAAAATCCTCCATCACACTTGGGTCGCACACGGGAGAAACAGCGGTGGATTGATGGCCGAGAAATTTTCAAACACTTCCTCAAGCTATATGAGCAGCCTTGGCTTCTACCGCACCGCAGAAACCTATTCCGGCAAACACGGCTATTCGCTGCGATTGGACGGCATCGAAAAAGGCGTCAATGACCGTGCCCGGGAAAGGGCCATCGTCATTCATGGTGCCGAATATGCTAATCCTGAATTTATCAAGAAATATGGTCGCTTGGGAAGAAGCCTTGGCTGTCCAGCCTTGCCCATGAGCCAATACGAAGCGATCATTGACAGCATCAAGGAAGATGGTTGCCTCTTTATTTATGCGCCAAACACGGATTACCTTCAGGCCAGCATATTGCATAACAATGACAGGACCACTTAA
- a CDS encoding L,D-transpeptidase family protein yields the protein MNRCQKWIVLGFLFFAACSPEVDENTLQTLKEELQGKALEEVYEAFEYQPIWINGSGLSADGEEFMEILQRDIAADGLDKDNYHYAPLQQQLDKLEQDGGASALVELELIMSEAFVRLAHDLHYGRVDPSDRSSKWKMEPKSSDVNEEEALASVGKGKASSIRELLEDLRPQNTLYDGLRSALESLLNEKSDFGDTPIHYDGALEVSDRAEVILQVRRVLEAMGEQGLSQAEQPQVYDEDLANAVKRFQKRHGLKEDGVLGEDFWRAINYSKEDLMVKLKVNLERLRWLPDFLSQEGPKVLVNIPNYYMDYVVDQDTVFSTRAVVGKEYYQTPVFAAKMNYLVFSPYWNLPEGILWAETIPAILKDKNYLSAHHMEVVDKEGQRIDPSNISWKKLKKEEGFPYLIRQRPGDENALGRVKFMFPNTYNIYIHDSPAKALFDRDERAFSHGCIRIADPDGFAAVLLKDDQEWGKDSIANAMKLEEEKQVNLAVKPSVWILYLTAWKSAEGLQLREDVYGSDLQLAQKMEEKVSKAYF from the coding sequence ATGAATAGATGCCAGAAGTGGATCGTATTGGGCTTTTTGTTTTTTGCCGCCTGTAGCCCAGAGGTAGATGAGAATACCCTACAAACCCTCAAAGAAGAACTTCAAGGAAAAGCGCTGGAAGAGGTGTACGAAGCGTTCGAATACCAACCCATCTGGATTAATGGGAGCGGGTTAAGCGCCGATGGAGAAGAATTTATGGAAATCCTGCAGCGGGATATTGCCGCTGATGGTTTGGACAAGGATAATTATCACTATGCCCCACTCCAACAACAGTTGGATAAGCTGGAGCAAGACGGAGGTGCAAGTGCTTTGGTGGAATTGGAATTGATCATGTCAGAAGCATTTGTCCGTTTGGCACATGACCTACATTATGGCCGGGTGGATCCGAGTGACCGGTCTTCAAAATGGAAAATGGAGCCTAAATCTTCCGATGTGAATGAGGAGGAGGCTCTGGCCTCTGTGGGAAAAGGAAAGGCTTCTTCGATAAGGGAGTTGCTGGAGGATTTGCGGCCTCAAAACACTTTATACGATGGACTTCGCTCAGCGCTTGAAAGCCTTCTAAATGAGAAGTCCGATTTTGGTGACACTCCGATTCATTACGATGGTGCGTTAGAGGTCAGCGACCGTGCTGAAGTGATCCTGCAGGTTCGTAGGGTGCTAGAAGCTATGGGAGAGCAGGGGCTAAGCCAGGCCGAGCAGCCGCAGGTATATGATGAGGATTTGGCGAATGCCGTAAAGCGATTTCAAAAACGACACGGGCTCAAGGAAGACGGTGTGTTGGGGGAGGATTTTTGGCGAGCCATCAATTATAGTAAAGAAGATTTGATGGTGAAGTTGAAGGTGAATTTGGAGCGGTTGAGGTGGCTTCCCGATTTTTTGAGCCAAGAAGGACCAAAAGTGCTGGTAAACATTCCCAACTATTACATGGATTATGTGGTGGATCAGGATACTGTGTTTTCGACCAGAGCAGTGGTGGGAAAGGAGTATTATCAAACGCCAGTGTTTGCCGCGAAGATGAATTATCTGGTTTTCAGTCCCTATTGGAACCTTCCCGAGGGGATATTATGGGCCGAAACCATACCGGCAATCCTCAAGGATAAAAACTACCTTTCGGCACATCACATGGAGGTGGTGGACAAGGAAGGCCAACGCATTGATCCAAGCAATATTTCTTGGAAAAAACTTAAAAAAGAAGAAGGGTTCCCTTACTTGATCCGGCAGCGGCCAGGAGATGAAAATGCACTGGGCAGGGTGAAGTTCATGTTTCCCAATACCTATAACATCTACATTCATGATTCTCCTGCAAAAGCACTGTTTGATAGGGATGAGCGTGCTTTTAGCCACGGTTGTATCCGAATCGCTGATCCGGATGGGTTTGCTGCGGTGTTGCTTAAGGATGATCAGGAATGGGGTAAGGACTCGATTGCCAATGCCATGAAGCTGGAGGAGGAAAAGCAGGTGAACTTAGCGGTTAAGCCATCCGTCTGGATCCTGTACCTTACCGCTTGGAAATCTGCAGAAGGACTACAGCTAAGAGAAGATGTATATGGCAGTGACCTGCAGTTGGCCCAAAAGATGGAAGAAAAGGTCAGTAAGGCTTACTTTTAA
- the kdsA gene encoding 3-deoxy-8-phosphooctulonate synthase, with amino-acid sequence MPVFTQPMHVTDQVVLGKEKPVLFSGPCAVESFDICMEIGSTVKEQAAKNGFSYVFKASFDKANRTSSGSFRGIGMDKSLEVLQRVGKELGVPLVTDIHESYQAAEVAEVADVLQIPAFLCRQTDLLLAAGNTGKAIKIKRGQFMAPEDMQYAVNKVRSTGNQNVCLTERGFSLGYHNLVVDMRSLPTMRQFAPVVFDITHSVQQPGGQGGSSGGQRQFAPFLARAAAATGVDGFFIETHPEPAKALSDGPNMVPLDRMAGFLEMLKESWELGRKHAGFAIG; translated from the coding sequence ATGCCTGTATTTACACAGCCCATGCATGTCACGGATCAGGTGGTGCTAGGGAAAGAGAAACCTGTTTTGTTTTCCGGTCCATGTGCAGTGGAGAGTTTTGATATATGTATGGAGATCGGAAGCACGGTAAAGGAACAAGCCGCGAAAAATGGATTTTCATACGTCTTTAAAGCGTCCTTTGATAAGGCGAACAGGACTTCTTCCGGCTCCTTTAGGGGAATTGGGATGGACAAGTCACTGGAAGTCCTTCAGCGCGTAGGGAAAGAGCTCGGCGTGCCCTTGGTCACCGATATCCATGAGAGCTATCAGGCTGCGGAGGTCGCAGAAGTGGCGGATGTGCTGCAGATCCCCGCTTTTTTATGCAGGCAGACGGACCTGTTATTGGCCGCTGGTAATACAGGAAAGGCAATAAAAATCAAAAGAGGCCAGTTTATGGCGCCCGAGGATATGCAATACGCGGTAAATAAAGTAAGGTCCACGGGCAATCAGAATGTTTGCCTGACCGAGCGGGGCTTTTCTTTGGGGTATCATAACCTAGTGGTGGATATGCGGTCCTTGCCGACGATGCGACAGTTTGCTCCGGTGGTTTTTGACATTACCCATTCGGTGCAGCAGCCTGGAGGACAAGGAGGCAGCAGTGGTGGCCAGCGGCAGTTTGCACCGTTTTTGGCACGGGCAGCAGCGGCCACTGGTGTAGATGGCTTCTTCATCGAGACCCACCCTGAGCCTGCCAAAGCCCTAAGTGATGGGCCGAATATGGTTCCTTTGGACCGAATGGCTGGTTTCCTGGAAATGCTGAAGGAATCTTGGGAATTGGGCAGGAAGCATGCTGGCTTTGCAATAGGATAA